In Coregonus clupeaformis isolate EN_2021a unplaced genomic scaffold, ASM2061545v1 scaf6368, whole genome shotgun sequence, the sequence cgttttgtctccaaagccccatacactacccaccactgtgacctgtacgctcttgttggctggtcctcactacatgttcgtcgtcaaacccactggctccaggccatctataaatcactgctaggcaaatccccgccttatcttagctcattggtcaccatagcagcacccacccgttgtctcacctagctgtcttaagatgaatgcactaactgtaagtatttttattttatgtatttattaaacctttatttaactaggtaagccagttaagaacaaattcttatttacagtgacggcctaccaagaggcaaaaggcctcctgcggggacgggggataaaaaattaaaatataggacaaaacacacaccacaacactacatgaagagagacctaagacaacaacacagcatggcagcaacacatgacaacacagcatggtagcaacaccacatgacagcAACACGGTAGTGACacaaagtcgctctggataagagtgtctgctaaatcagTGGTTCAGCAGAGGGGAGCGCGGGGGTCCCCCCATTTAattaaaaaaaatttttaaaggaactcagtccggattttaacttactcttgaaagttataatagtagaatgcacaaggtgcatcatcagttcctcttgtcatgttagtcattgcataccttagagagctatttataactttttTTGCCCATAGgtattgttgtaatttttttgtcactcaaatatgacatgaatacacattagacatgtcaaaatgtatagaattgcaagaaaatgtgcttaaaaactgcaaaatgttaaTTGCACCccattacaaaatgtgtagaattgcaggaaataagctttaaacctgcaaaattctctccaccaacaagaggggtgtgaacagtttgggtcatgaacagtgcttgtgcccatagaaatagacgtggcatGTGCACGCTtgcgcgggatgttccccaatgctggaaggtcCCCAGTGAAAAAGTTGGGAACCCctgtgctaaatgactcaaatgtaaatgtagcctaaCTTCTGAATATTGCCCTGTAAACATGTGGTCGGTTGGTAGGCTGTGTGACTGTGGTTGTCTCTCTGTGTGCCAGCTGCAGGAGCAGGCTGATGCCAGCCGGGCACTGCGGGCAGAGCTGTCCCAggagcaggccaggcagcaggagCAGCAGGAGAGGAACCAGggggccagggagagagaggcccggctggagacagagagaaaccagCTCAGAACCAGCCTGGAAGCAGCTCACAGCCAGGTAGATTCAAAcactataattaagcaataaggcacctcaggggtttgtggtatatggccaatataccacggctaagggctgttcttatgcacgatgcaACGCGGAATGCCTGGATACAgcacttagccgtggtatattggccatataccacaaacccccgaggtgccttattgctattataaactggttaccaacgtaattagagcagtaaaaatattttttttgccaTACCTGTTGTGTACGGTCTGATaaaccacggctgtcagccaatcagcattcagggctcgaaccacccagtgtATAATAATGTATATAAAACTAGCACTCAACTAGACATGTGCAGTCAACAACTTAGCACTCAACCAGGTGCTTTCACACACATACTAATGTATCCAAAAACTAGCACTCGACTAGAAATATAGAGTGTATAAATTCATGCATATTGATAATGCATGTCACACTCACACAACATATGTTAATCATACTGTAGTGTTTGTCTGTTGATTTATGACTAATGGCAATTTCCCAACACAAATAATTAGTGTCAGTGAATGTCATGAATTAAACCTTAAAAGTTTCAAAAGGCATTTTTAGGCTTTACAGGATGTTGTTTTTCCATTCATCAGGAGAGCGTCTTCTCCTCACATAGTGTCTGACTGAAGCCTGGCTACACTAATCTACAATCCACTCAGATTCCCCCTCCAGCCATGCTCGCAAATTGAATTAGTTTCCGTCTCTGAATTTGTGTTTCAAAAATAGTAATTATTTTTTAACCCCAAAGGAAGCAAGAGAAATGAGTCAGATCTGCACAAGTCATGAATTTTGTGAAATAATAGTTTTCCACCAGCCAAAGGGATACAAGCCTGAAGCGCGGCAATTTACTAACTGTTCAGCTGCTAGGAAATTAAATTGAAGCACATAATTCATATCTTTAGAAAGTTAAATCAATCTGATCAAAAAGTTTCTCACTCATTTACGGCCTGAAATTAATCTCCTTAATCCCAATTTAATATCTGTCATGCATATAAGTGCAGATCTCTCATCTATCTGCCCATCCATGTGACTTAATCCTAAACAGAGAGCTAAGATGGTGCTGCGATTGTCAGATTTAGTCCCATCTATCTTTGAGCCTGATATACACacagtggcacacacacacacctgatgggAGCTCTAATAGTGGTGTGTCTCCTGTCTGTCCTTCAGCTGAGGGAGCGGGAGAGGACTGTGGGGTGCCTGCAGGAGCGTGTGGTGGAGCTGCAGAGCACCACCCAGAGGCTGCATGAGGAACAGACAGCCTGCCAGGCTCAGCTGCAGCAGTGCAGGAGGGAGCTGGAGAGCAGGGTGGGCCagagccacagccacagccaagAGGTCAGAGGACATGTACTGTCCATACGTTGAGAGTATTTTGTGTGTAGTTTTGGGCCTATGTTCCATGTGTGTGTTCTCCTCTTCAGATGAACGTTCTTCAGGAGACGGTGTCCAGGCTGAGGGAGTGTGTAGAGGAGGCCCAGGCCAGCAGCAGGCAGGGGACCATGGACACAGCAGCAGCACAACACAGCCTCAGAGAGCTGAGACTGGAGCTGGCCTCCACCCAGGCCTCCCATAGAGAGAGCATGGAGCTGGTGGGTGCCCTGCTTACACACTGGTACTCTGTTTGTCTGGCATGTATTTATAATGCTGACGTTAAAACAATGACATTAACTCTCGACTTGTTTTAGGGTAATGACTGTGAGGAAATAATGTGTAGTGGGACTAACAATGTATATTTTGTGTGGATGTGGCTGGGCGTGTGATGGTACTGGTCAGCTGGCTGAGCAGAGTCGTGAGACGGCAGGTCTACGTAGTGAgctgtccctcctgcagcagaGAAGCTCCCAgctgtcagaggagagagagggccagGAAGAGATGACCAGGCAGCTGGCTGCAGAGCTCCACAGACTACGCACTGCCAGCAGACAGTCACTGGACGAGGTGAGAGAGAAGGATCTACACATCAACATTTCCATTCATCCTCATGGCAATTAACCAATAACCATTAATTTCATTGTCAATATCCAATAACCACTAATATGGTTCTAGATCTTACACTGCCAACAGCCAACCATTAGGTCATGGACCAGATAGCCACACATTAAATCCTAGACTGTTAACAGACCACTACACCATCCCAGGTTTAGAAGTGTGATGGGCCAATCTTTCAACCTTAT encodes:
- the LOC123490999 gene encoding polyamine-modulated factor 1-binding protein 1-like produces the protein LQEQADASRALRAELSQEQARQQEQQERNQGAREREARLETERNQLRTSLEAAHSQLRERERTVGCLQERVVELQSTTQRLHEEQTACQAQLQQCRRELESRVGQSHSHSQEMNVLQETVSRLRECVEEAQASSRQGTMDTAAAQHSLRELRLELASTQASHRESMELLAEQSRETAGLRSELSLLQQRSSQLSEEREGQEEMTRQLAAELHRLRTASRQSLDEARSCEGRLAELSAQLGRSQRWGQEQLVALEAREEEVVLMKVEMASLRENYHAKVAQVDALHSQLDSMEHKYSTSANEVEVLRQSLGNARSDSSLLHRESELVVTNVNQWVKEQKQGNEKLNLKIKDQSKKIIHLTAEKE